The Apium graveolens cultivar Ventura chromosome 6, ASM990537v1, whole genome shotgun sequence genome contains a region encoding:
- the LOC141663850 gene encoding uncharacterized protein LOC141663850 isoform X2 codes for MKQQQQDLLGDEKLPLKLIKSDAIPPCPSGSESCIDWLPDFSGYSWLAYASSSLLVISHLPIATCSIPAPGGPIFRQVFELGGGVVSAVSWSPVIPSPGVLAASLDSSIRLFEFTASFSWRQTTSLIQSTKVDAIGWTASGDGIISVGIQVLLWRRNYNPTSWEISWKLTPNRPQNLVSATWSIQGYFATALRCGNLAQSSSLPMHTASKIVIVYHSDPISQFVQAELPHPLPVLMIQWRPSLIKQEARHQRRLILLTCCMDGTVRLWCEIDDARVRKVGKDSNDQRARRLLFCVCSVIEINQPMNGILGSDIHVRWTTELNCIFNPSKEAASHCFPLDDYQPDGVGKCEWVIGFGPHRMVTLWAIHCLDDVTPMRYPRVTLWKRRELEGHDPETSSLLLRKVVISRNQAFGPPTLCNLVQLSSCNSLAWFQISFQTLTSSEEPSVRSQTKKVQSPCAHRKLNLDGHSGKILQVAIHSHKYDLKFGASLDMNGLLLLWSISNISNSIMGLPTLNPTWKLSGKVALNECSPRYTTLDWLPAVIDENLILLAGHSEGIDCFVVEFSKEEEENLFSYKLCTIPFTSCSCTEGPASVCAVPLPSTCDEIFDSGTTMLLAVWKHTFTALSWKLSIHQCEFSGIHECTLDTRNISESNAQTFKENISGKRYCIIVDPWSSIFPELHNHSQVTTYDAVSPITVPLFGEQKECSANELLGSYAAYHLATGYSDGRVRLWRSKPLYIDSQWELVSVLDTHQSPIVALSVSDCGRKIATISPSSLSNSSTTIHIWEAVYLSFAGSFILEDSVVLDRKVVALSWLTLDNGQFLLAVCLQNQFMVYGQRLCGGHNLLQSVRPSNRKIWFCVALSHTHPEIQYFFWGPNASAVVVHSEYFSLFSPWLLLVNNKLHANCLSKESKHNSQDCIAAEKYLLTSVFTDSGTCDLKESSAEEKRNHYQLRSSYMINIPNDTLSSIYAESYDLDLKIGFVNILNVAEKFGGSLPLYHPESLLMNICSGNWKRAQVVVQNLVDYYTSRSVSSQICSLAKSGHDTPFVQLSDYLNGSLSSSSSNKAFQWRGDAMSITPSFQLQHDLSHSATSWEFNDSNASLISPSTRSDLVGFPEPIERLYDLGVLSIIEKVQMHAIIDLLQEVSNSSSAYGSLDKSGRRFWVAIRFQHLYFVRKFSRMPTEGELVVNTSVIGWAFHSDCQENLFDSLLPNESSWHEMRDIGVGYWYTNSTQLRLKMEKLARHQYLKAKDPKACALLYIALNRLQVLAGLFRLSKDEKDKPLVGFLSRNFKEDNNKAAALKNAYVLMGKHQLELAVAFFILGGDAASAINVCAKNLGDEQLALVISRLVEGYGGPLQCQLMSKFLLPSALEKGDIWLASFLEWALGNYSQAIVRILGSPTSTVGDKPALVSYQDFFFDPSIGEYCLMLATSNSMKNALGERNAANLGRWAILMTATALSRCGLPLEGLERLSSSYSISGGSEQGNVSEVADFELLSEMLNPSFCDPSSNWILVDVARQIESQAKSDMAMHYLIKLLKEHPSWADTNIEYYSVLTHKKADIQQYLVLLESFENKLRDWLACLGQKFSLVSRHLIFKMVKFLCRSGLAFIGYHLLLSYTHTDQSKEQSNAFSGFYLHPALPNLVLKATEETASLFSRYVILCSISSSNLKSYSTEDRAPADISNRLAGWQFYMQGVLWSLWCLRSMLKLFSGSADADFIRKTFTTIDLYEYYVYFSSAMLQRNLQALIPTMKAIQMTCKNDHAQYEINLEDIYKVLPEIAELLSHNSLIYDVRDSASSVLPDHDGYEISVSIDEEWHILRAMLYRHMSGFLNNQLNSSLTVEDSRANCLPFRLFVFVSDSTMCGLDNSNLTPQIGVVCAALTNLLKSISLHIFSKSEGHLALSLLHKEGNGSSAATLKWFNEFSWNPLKDYQKQSRQNIVNRNMKNSETELSAYELLWKICAETKFRCEDFELNNSKWLKYVKQKLAKRWIQIYKSAELEYGTEEICKQEGNLGSPLASNGVESGSPLKGLSPDNSFFLGSGGKDESITKKVMSFESPKEIYKRSGELLEALCVNTVNQQQAALASNRKGIVFFCREDGLISMESNYIWSKADWPHDGWAGSDSTPVPTCVSPGVGLGSRKGTHLGLGGATVGAGSLAKPGRDFAGRGAYGVPGYAGIGSSGLGWEIQDEFEEFLDPPATVENIRTRALSSHPSRPLFLVGSSNTHTYLWEFGKERATATYGVLPAANVPPPYALASISAVRFDHCGQRFATAALDGTVCTWQLEVGGRNNIRPTESMLCFNNCASDIAYVTASGSIIATAGYSSDAINVVIWDTLAPPTTSRASIMCHEGGARSLSVFNNDIGSGSISPYIVTGGKAGDVGVHDFRYIATGRTKRNRHSDSNEEFASGSCSTIMRNKIGDQNSHGMLWYIPKAHTGSVTRISAVPNTNFFLTGSKDGDVKLWDAKRAKLVYHWPKLHDRHTFLQGGVVRVNILTSCCY; via the exons ATGAAGCAGCAGCAGCAAGACTTATTGGGGGATGAGAAATTACCTCTGAAATTGATAAAGTCGGACGCAATACCTCCGTGTCCAAGTGGATCGGAATCGTGCATAGATTGGCTACCTGATTTCTCAGGTTACTCCTGGCTTGCTTATGCCTCTTCTTCTCTCCTTGTAATTTCTCACTTACCAATTGCTACTTGTTCTATTCCTGCTCCTGGAGGTCCTATTTTTCGCCAAGTTTTCGAGCTCGGTGGCGGTGTTGTTTCTGCTGTTTCTTGGTCACCTGTTATCCCTTCCCCTGGTGTACTTGCTGCTTCCTTGGATTCTTCTATTCGCCTTTTCGAATTTACAG CTTCTTTTTCTTGGAGGCAGACTACATCACTTATTCAATCTACTAAGGTCGACGCCATTGGGTGGACTGCTTCTGGTGATGGCATCATTTCTGTCGGAATCCAAGTCCTACTGTGGAGAAGAAACTATAATCCTACTTCCTGGGAAATTTCCTGGAAGCTTACGCCCAACCGGCCTCAGAATCTTGTTTCTGCTACGTGGTCCATTCAAGGATATTTTGCAACAGCACTTCGGTGTGGTAATCTTGCTCAATCTTCTTCTTTACCAATGCATACTGCAAGTAAAATTGTCATAGTATATCACAGTGACCCTATATCCCAATTTGTACAAGCTGAGTTACCTCATCCGCTGCCTGTGTTAATGATTCAGTGGAGACCGTCATTAATTAAACAAGAGGCCAGACATCAACGGAGGCTGATTTTGTTAACATGCTGCATGGATGGAACAGTGAGGTTGTGGTGTGAGATTGATGATGCAAGGGTCAGAAAAGTTGGCAAGGACAGTAATGATCAAAGAGCTAgaaggttgttgttttgtgtaTGTTCTGTCATTGAGATAAACCAGCCAATGAATGGAATCCTGGGTTCAGATATACATGTAAGATGGACCACAGAATTGAATTGTATATTTAACCCCAGTAAAGAAGCAGCTAGTCATTGTTTCCCTTTAGACGATTATCAACCTGATGGAGTTGGCAAGTGTGAATGGGTAATTGGTTTTGGTCCTCATAGGATGGTGACTCTGTGGGCTATACATTGCCTTGATGATGTTACTCCAATGAGATATCCACGTGTGACTTTGTGGAAGAGACGTGAATTGGAGGGTCATGATCCGGAAACAAGTAGTTTGTTACTTCGTAAGGTTGTGATTTCGAGGAATCAAGCCTTTGGTCCTCCAACTTTATGTAATCTAGTCCAACTATCATCTTGTAATTCCTTAGCTTGGTTTCAAATAAGTTTTCAAACACTAACAAGTTCTGAAGAACCTTCTGTTAGATCCCAGACAAAAAAGGTTCAGTCACCTTGTGCTCACAGAAAGTTAAACCTGGACGGTCATAGTGGAAAAATATTACAGGTAGCAATACATTCACATAAATATGACCTCAAATTTGGTGCTTCTTTGGATATGAATGGATTACTGTTATTGTGGTCAATTTCTAATATTTCCAATAGCATCATGGGTCTACCAACATTAAACCCCACTTGGAAACTTTCAGGAAAGGTTGCACTAAATGAATGTAGCCCCAGATATACAACCTTGGACTGGCTGCCAGCAGTGATAGATGAAAACCTAATTCTTCTTGCAGGACATTCTGAAGGTATTGATTGCTTTGTAGTTGAGTTCTCTAAAGAGGAAGAAGAAAATCTATTTAGTTACAAATTGTGCACAATCCCTTTTACTAGTTGTAGTTGCACTGAAGGCCCAGCCAGTGTTTGTGCAGTTCCTTTGCCATCAACGTGTGATGAGATCTTTGATTCTGGCACTACTATGCTGTTGGCAGTGTGGAAGCATACCTTTACGGCTTTGTCATGGAAACTCAGCATCCATCAATGTGAATTTTCTGGAATTCATGAATGTACTCTTGACACTCGTAACATTTCTGAAAGCAATGCTCAGACCTTTAAGGAAAATATATCTGGCAAGAGATATTGTATTATTGTCGATCCTTGGTCGTCTATATTTCCAGAACTACACAATCACAGCCAGGTTACAACTTATGATGCGGTCTCTCCGATCACTGTTCCATTGTTCGGAGAACAAAAGGAATGTTCTGCTAATGAGCTACTTGGAAGCTATGCAGCATATCACTTAGCGACCGGCTACTCTGATGGTAGAGTGAGACTGTGGAGAAGTAAGCCTTTATATATAGATTCACAGTGGGAGCTTGTTAGTGTTCTTGATACACATCAAAGTCCAATCGTGGCATTATCTGTAAGTGACTGTGGCCGAAAGATTGCAACTATCTCACCGTCCTCTCTGTCCAATTCTTCGACCACTATTCATATATGGGAAGCTGTCTACCTGTCATTTGCAGGAAGCTTTATACTAGAAGATTCGGTTGTTCTTGATAGGAAGGTTGTTGCTCTCAGTTGGTTAACATTGGATAATGGTCAGTTTTTACTTGCAGTTTGCTTGCAGAATCAGTTTATGGTAtatggtcaaagactctgtggTGGTCATAATCTTCTTCAGAGTGTAAGACCTTCAAACAGAAAGATCTGGTTTTGTGTTGCATTAAGTCATACTCATCCTGAGATTCAATATTTCTTTTGGGGGCCTAATGCCTCAGCTGTGGTTGTTCATAGTGAATACTTTAGTCTTTTCAGTCCGTGGCTTTTACTGGTTAATAACAAATTACATGCTAATTGTCTTTCCAAAGAAAGCAAGCATAATTCTCAAGATTGCATCGCGGCCGAGAAGTATCTGCTTACTTCAGTTTTCACTGATTCTGGTACATGTGATCTCAAAGAATCATCAGCAGAAGAGAAACGGAATCATTACCAGCTAAGATCTTCTTATATGATAAATATTCCAAATGATACATTGTCAAGCATTTATGCAGAAAGCTATGATTTAGATTTAAAAATTGGTTTTGTAAACATATTAAATGTAGCAGAAAAGTTTGGTGGATCTCTACCTCTTTATCACCCAGAGTCGCTCCTCATGAATATATGTTCAG GAAACTGGAAGCGAGCACAAGTTGTTGTTCAAAATCTTGTCGATTATTATACTTCTCGAAGTGTGTCTTCTCAGATATGCAGCCTTGCAAAATCTGGCCATGACACTCCATTTGTCCAATTATCAGATTATCTCAATGGAAGTCTATCATCAAGCTCGAGCAATAAAGCATTTCAATGGAGAGGAGATGCTATGTCTATTACACCATCTTTTCAGCTTCAACATGACCTTTCCCATTCTGCGACCAGTTGGGAATTTAATGATTCCAATGCTTCCTTGATTTCTCCTTCTACAAGATCCGACCTTGTTGGCTTTCCTGAACCGATAGAGAGGCTTTATGACCTCGGAGTCCTGTCTATCATTGAGAAGGTGCAAATGCATGCTATCATTGATCTTCTACAAGAAGTTAGTAACTCTTCCTCTGCCTATGGAAGTCTTGATAAATCTGGCCGAAG GTTTTGGGTTgcaataagatttcaacatctaTATTTTGTTCGAAAATTTAGTAGAATGCCAACTGAAGGAGAGTTGGTTGTTAACACAAGCGTAATCGGATGGGCTTTCCACTCTGATTGTCAAGAAAATTTGTTCGATTCTCTTTTACCTAATGAATCTTCTTGGCATGAAATGAGGGATATAGGCGTTGGATATTGGTACACAAATTCAACACAATTACGATTAAAG ATGGAAAAGTTGGCAAGACATCAGTATCTAAAAGCTAAGGATCCAAAGGCTTGTGCACTTCTTTACATAGCACTAAATAGGCTTCAAGTTTTGGCTGGTCTTTTCAGGCTCAGTAAGGATGAAAAGGACAAACCATTGGTGGGATTTCTTTCAAGAAATTTTAAG gaagatAATAACAAGGCAGCTGCTTTGAAAAATGCTTACGTGCTAATGGGAAAACATCAACTAGAGCTTGCTGTTGCTTTTTTCATACTTGGAGGCGATGCTGCTTCTGCAATCAATGTCTGTGCAAAAAATCTTGGAGATGAGCAGCTTGCTCTAGTGATATCTCGTCTTGTAGAAGGCTATGGCGGGCCGTTACAGTGTCAACTTATGTCAAAGTTTCTTCTTCCATCTGCACTTGAAAAGGGTGATATCTGGCTGGCTAGCTTTCTGGAG TGGGCATTAGGAAATTATTCTCAGGCTATTGTACGCATTCTTGGTTCGCCAACTAGTACTGTGGGTGATAAGCCAGCACTAGTTTCTTATCAGGATTTTTTTTTTGATCCAAGCATTGGTGAGTATTGTCTAATGCTGGCAACAAGCAATAGCATGAAAAATGCTTTAGGCGAGCGAAATGCTGCAAATCTTGGGAGGTGGGCGATTTTGATGACCGCTACTGCCTTGAGCAGATGTGGCCTTCCT CTTGAAGGTTTGGAGCGTCTTTCCTCTTCTTACAGCATATCTGGTGGTTCTGAACAAGGTAATGTATCAGAGGTTGCAGATTTTGAACTTCTGAGTGAAATGCTGAATCCATCCTTCTGTGATCCATCCTCAAACTGGATATTAGTCGATGTCGCTCGTCAAATTGAGTCGCAAGCCAAATCAGATATGGCGATGCACTACCTCATTAAACTTTTAAAAGAACATCCTAGTTGGGCAGACACCAATATAGAATATTATTCTGTATTGACACACAAGAAGGCTGATATACAACAATACTTGGTGTTACTTGAAAGTTTCGAAAACAAGTTACGGGATTGGCTTGCCTGTTTAGGGCAGAAATTTTCACTGGTCTCTCGCCATCTAATTTTTAAG ATGGTAAAGTTTTTGTGCAGAAGCGGCTTAGCGTTTATAGGATATCATTTATTGCTATCTTACACTCATACGGATCAGTCAAAAGAACAGAGCAATGCATTTAGTGGATTCTACTTGCATCCCGCACTCCCCAATCTGGTTTTGAAGGCTACTGAAGAAACGGCCTCCTTGTTCTCAAGATATGTCATTTTATGTAGCATAAGCAGTTCTAACTTAAAATCATACTCCACAGAAGATAGGGCACCAGCGGATATATCTAACAGGCTAGCTGGTTGGCAATTTTACATGCAGGGCGTGTTGTGGTCATTGTGGTGTCTTAGGTCTATGTTAAAGCTGTTTTCTGGTTCAGCTGATGCTGATTTTATAAGGAAAACATTTACTACTATCGACTTGTACGAGTATTATGTGTATTTTTCATCTGCTATGCTCCAAAGGAACCTACAAGCTCTTATTCCTACCATGAAAGCTATTCAGATGACATGTAAAAATGATCATGCACAATATGAAATTAACTTGGAAGATATATATAAGGTCCTTCCTGAAATTGCAGAGTTGTTGTCCCACAATTCCTTGATATATGATGTACGAGATTCTGCTTCATCAGTGCTACCTGATCATGATGGCTATGAGATTTCAGTATCAATAGATGAAGAATGGCACATTCTCAGGGCTATGTTGTACAGACATATGTCTGGGTTTCTGAACAACCAGCTGAATTCATCTCTGACTGTTGAAGACAGTCGTGCGAATTGCCTACCATTCAGACTTTTCGTATTTGTTTCTGATTCCACAATGTGTGGGCTTGATAACAGTAATCTAACACCACAAATTGGGGTTGTTTGTGCAGCATTGACCAATTTACTCAAGAGCATTTCTCTTCATATTTTTTCTAAAAGTGAGGGACATCTTGCCTTATCCCTGCTGCACAAAGAAGGGAATGGGTCTAGTGCAGCCACTCTTAAGTGGTTCAATGAATTTTCTTGGAATCCTCTCAAAGACTACCAAAAGCAAAGTAGACAGAATATTGTCAATAGGAACATGAAGAACAGTGAAACAGAATTATCTGCTTATGAATTATTGTGGAAAATTTGTGCTGAAACAAAATTCAGATGTGAAGATTTTGAACTAAATAATTCTAAGTGGCTAAAGTATGTTAAACAAAAGCTTGCTAAACGATGGATTCAAATATACAAGAGCGCTGAGTTAGAGTATGGAACTGAGGAAATTTGCAAGCAAGAAGGTAATTTAGGCAGTCCTCTTGCTAGCAATGGTGTTGAATCGGGGTCACCTCTCAAGGGCCTTTCTCCAGATAATAGTTTTTTCCTGGGTTCTGGAGGAAAGGATGAATCCATCACCAAGAAAGTTATGTCTTTTGAGAGTCCTAAAGAAATATATAAGCGGAGTGGAGAACTGTTGGAG GCATTATGTGTCAACACTGTTAACCAACAGCAAGCTGCACTGGCTAGCAATCGAAAG GGAATAGTATTTTTTTGCCGGGAAGATGGACTAATTTCTATGGAGTCTAATTATATATGGTCAAAGGCTGACTGGCCCCATGATGGATGGGCTGGATCAGATTCTACCCCTGTTCCTACCTGTGTTTCTCCCGGGGTTGGGCTTGGAAGCAGAAAAGGTACACATCTTGGTCTGGGTGGAGCAACTGTTGGTGCGGGTTCTCTGGCAAAACCAGGAAGAGACTTCGCAGGTCGTGGAGCTTACGGAGTTCCAGGTTATGCAGGTATTGGTTCATCTGGTCTCGGGTGGGAGATTCAAGATGAATTTGAGGAGTTTCTAGACCCACCTGCTACTGTGGAAAATATTAGGACAAGGGCATTATCTTCTCACCCCTCTAGACCCTTATTTTTGGTGGGTTCAAGCAATACACACACATACTTGTGGGAG TTTGGTAAGGAGAGGGCTACCGCCACGTACGGAGTGCTTCCTGCAGCAAATGTGCCCCCTCCATATGCTCTTGCCTCGATATCAGCTGTGCGCTTTGATCACTGTGGACAGAGATTTGCAACTGCTGCTTTAGATGGGACGGTGTGTACATGGCAGCTTGAGGTGGGGGGAAGGAACAATATCCGCCCCACAGAATCTATGCTTTGCTTTAACAACTGTGCATC GGATATCGCATATGTTACTGCTAGTGGATCAATCATTGCTACTGCTGGCTATAGCTCCGATGCCATTAATGTGGTTATTTGGGATACCCTTGCTCCGCCTACAACATCTCGAGCTTCCATTATGTGCCATGAAG GTGGGGCTCGCTCTCTTTCGGTGTTCAACAATGACATCGGAAGTGGTTCTATTTCCCCGTATATTGTGACGGGTGGAAAGGCTGGGGATGTTGGAGTTCACGATTTTCGATACATAGCTACTGGACGGACTAAAAGAAATAGACATTCTGACAGCAACGAAGAATTTGCCAGTGGGTCTTGTTCAACTATCATGCGTAATAAAATTGGGGACCAGAATTCTCATGGGATGTTATGGTATATACCAAAGGCTCATACAG GGAGTGTCACCAGAATATCTGCTGTCCCAAATACCAACTTTTTCTTGACTGGTAGCAAAGATGGGGATGTAAAACTGTGGGATGCCAAGAGAGCTAAGTTAGTATATCACTGGCCCAAGTTGCATGACCGGCACACTTTTCTTCAAGGTGGAGTTGTTCGGGTAAACATTCTTACAA GCTGCTGTTACTGA